The Aspergillus luchuensis IFO 4308 DNA, chromosome 4, nearly complete sequence DNA window AACCGCATTGGAAACCGTGAGATGTACATGAACTGTGCACCCCTCGAGGTGAAGAGCGCTTCTTCTAAGCGGTCCGATGTTGAGGAAAAGCGCGATGTTGAGAAGCGCTCTTCCACCTTCCCTCCCATGTTTGTCGCCAACGTCAACGGCTGCACCACCTCCGAAGGTGTCGATATCCGATTCCCGCAGCCCGGTGACGACATCCAATACAACGGCGAGCCTAGCAACCTGGCTTCCGCTGGTGCCGCCGCCTGTACCGGTACTCCCACTTTTGCTGCCGCTGGTGACAGCAGCACTGGCTCCAACTCTGGATCTGGCTCCAGCTCGGGttccggctctggctccGCCAGCTCTTCGGCCGCTGCTGTTGTTACTTCTGCCCCAGCCGCCACCTACACTGCTCCTGCGGTTGCGAACACTCCTGCACCCAGCTCTGGCAGCAGCGGCTCCagctctggttctggttctggctctggttctggcTCCAACTCTGTCTCCAGCCCTCAACCCAGCTCTAGCTCCAGCGcaagctccagctccagctccggtGCGCTCTCTGGATCTTGCAGTGTGGAGGGCCAATGGAACTGCATCAATGGCTCCTCTTTCCAGCGCTGCGCCAACGGCCAGTGGACCCCTGCTCAGAATGTGGCTGCTGGTACCCAGTGCACTGCTGGAAAAAGCTCCAACTTGGCCATTTCTGCCATCAAGTTGAAGCCCCGTACCGTTAGGGAGGGCCGCGCCAGACGCCACGCTCACGGTGGACATGTGCACGCTTAAACGTGGATTGATTGAAAAATGTGATCCGGGTGGCTAGCCCATACCGATCGAGACTTACATTCGTTTCCTTGCACAAGGCGTAGTGCTCGGACCCTTTTGAGATTTCCTGTTTACCTTCTTGTACCATTTGCAGTAGAGAGGATCCTAAATGAAATTAACGTTGGCCAACGATTTTTTCCGCTTTAGACTgtagtattttttttttctttttctttgttcattAATCATAATTGTAGACTTGTAGAGTGTAATTGCATAGATGGTGTTCTGGGCGTCAGCTGATCTCTTGTGGCGATATTATTACAGACAGGACTTTGTATGGCTAGACTTGACATCAATGAAAATTGAATTTCCAATTAAGTCACACTAGATAATGTTATGATGTAGTTGGTAGTGTTTTGTGTATCGCTCTCAACATTCTCCGCGAGACTACATTGATGCCAAAGAGACAAGGAGAAATTGCATGTATGAAGGGTAGATCCAAGCACATAAGGTATAACCGCGGTTCCCCATATCGATAAGATCAGTTCCgcctcaggcatcaataCCCGCCCAAAACGGCAACAGGGCTAGGGCTTTGCCGCACCCACGACGGGCGGGTGAGACTAAGCGAAAATTTGCGCGCTCATCTTGAGATGCTCGATCTCCAACCTCGAACGACGACAACGACCACCCTACCGTCGACAAAAATGGCGTCTCGTCCTACCGTCACCATCGCCGGCGCTGATGGCAAGCCCACGGGGGCTACCTACCCCCTCCCGGCTGTTTTCGCCTCCCCCATCCGTCTTGATGTTGTCCAGTATGTTTCAGCCTTTTACGACGAAAAATCGACTCGCTGGGAGAAAGAATGAGAATGCGGAGGAAATTCGATGGCTGACGGATTTCGATTTACAGGCAGGTGCACACCGGTATggccaagaacaagagacAGCCCTACGCTGTGAGCGAGAAGGCTGGTGAACAGACCTCTGCTGAGTCCTGGGGTACCGGTATGTGCACAAATTTGAAGGAATTGCCAAGAAATTGCAGGAGAATCGGGATGACTGATGGATGTGAATAACTTCAGGTCGCGCTGTCGCTCGTATCCCCCGTGTCTCCGGTGGTGGTACTCACCGTGCCGGTCAGGCCGCTTTCGGTAACCAGTGCCGTTCCGGTCGTATGTTCGCCCCTACCAAGGTCTGGCGCAAGTGGCACCAGAAGGTCAACGTTGGCCAGAGGTATGATGAGATTCCGACCGATGAggcagaaggagaggaaCTAATGGGTGTTATTTAGACGTTTCGCTACTGCCTCTGCCCTCGCTGCTTCTTCcgttccttctcttctgttCGCTCGCGGTCACCGCGTTGCCAACGTTCCTGAGGTCCCTCTGGTCGTTGACTCCAAGACCTTCGAGAACTCCGCTGTTACCAAGACCAAGGCCGCCGTTGCCCTCCTCCAGGCCGTCGGTGCCGGTGCCGACCTCGTCAAGGTCCAGAAGTCCCGCAAGATGCGTGCCGGTAAGGGTAAGCTGAGGAACCGCCGCTTCCGCCAGCGCCGCGGTCCTCTGGTTGTCTACAACCCCGAGGTTGATGGCAAGGACCTTGTCCGTGCCTTCCGCAACATCCCCGGTGTTGAGacctcctccgtcttctccctcaacctcctccagctcgcccCCGGTGGTCACCTCGGTCGCTTCATCGTCTGGTCCTCCGCTGCTTTCGAGGCCCTCGACAAGGTCtacggcaccaccaccaccgcctccgccCTCAAGAAGGACTacctccttccccagaaCGTTGTTGCCAACGCCGACCTGGCCCGTCTCATCAACTCTTCTGAGATCCAGTCCGTCCTCCGCGCCCCCAAGGGTGAGGCTCGCACCAAGCGCACCAAcatccagaagaagaaccctCTCCGCAACAAGCAGGTCATGCTCCGTCTCAACCCTTACGCTGCTGCTTTCTCCAAGGAGAAGCTCGGCCAGCAGGCCGTTGAGTCTGCTAAGCCCGAGCGCGCTTCCAAGGacttcctcaacaccctctACGAGGCGTAAGTTAGAGGTCCGGGGTTTCACGCTGGGAAGGTATGATATGAGATTGTTTTCGGTTTAAAAGGTAGCACCAATGAACAGGTTCGCAATACCCATAATGAATTAGTAGTTTTTTTCAGTAGCTTTCCAGTAGATGCTTCTGACGTAGTGCTTGTACACCTGACATGTTTCTGAGATTAAAAAATCGACTACATTGATGTGCTCGGTATCTGTTATACTTCCAACCCGCTATCCATACACTTTTAAGTCCAGTTCaacagaagaaaaacaaaagcaTTGACCTGATACCCATCAATTCATTCTGCACTGCAGAGTATGGCCCAACAAACAATCAGCAGTGCATAGTCTCCTATACAGTACCCAGAAATACACCTGTCAATCACTCAAATCCCCATATTTGGTCAATTATCAAATCCGACCAACCCAGCTTGCCATCTATACCTACCCCTGCTATAACCCAGGATGACCAGCCCAACCCAATCACAAACAAGCAAACATGTGAACACCTATGCCACACTACTTGGTTCCCTAGTTACTATCGCCGAATTGACCCGAGGATTGACTCCTGTTTGTTATTTTGCTGACTACAGGGGTAGAATGGATAGTAAGTACTATGTAGGTAATTGGGATTTGGTACAGCTGGGAGGTACTTTCACATGATAATGTGAACCACAAGTGAACAGTTACCAGTGAGTTAGTTACCTTTACTAACCATTATCAACACGGTAGTACCTAGTATCCAATCAATTACTAACTCTCTTTACTGTACTACACTTCCATCCGAAGATATCGCTAACCAGTGACATCAAGCGACTAAAATAATACGTAAGTAGTCAATAGTTAGCTGTCGGTTCGGGACTTGCATCGGGATATTTAAGAATACCCACATCACTTACTGACTGCAACTACTGTCTAGACGAACGGACACGGACCTTTTAAAaaagttagttagttagttagttagtagttctGCTTAACTAAGGTGGCTATGATGTTTTGCTGTAGCCTGCGTcaatcaactactactactactactactactactactactactactactaagctATATTAGTAGAAAGTCAAATACAAGACAGTCcaaagtttatatatattattttgaaaCCGatggagcagaagcagcagcatcatgccACCCGTGACAATTCCTCATGGTGGGTTTACTTTTAGTAGTTAGGTATTACTCACATTACCCCTATTAGTAGGACATGCCAGGTGGTAGTTGTTAGGTATAATGGGCATTATGATGATACCGTAGTTTAACTATCCGtgtaccactaccactacaaTGCACACACAACAATAACTACTTAAGTATACATATGTACTCACGTacaataaatatatatatactaccctCAACCCCAGCAATAACTTGGTAATAGTTTATCCAAATTACCCAGGCTCCTCAAGatactaataaattatctcCTTTGTTATCCCCAACTTCACAAGAGGAAACTAACACTGGTCGCAACTACTACCCGAACTTACTAACTAACGCACTTTTAGTACGGAGTCAATGCCTTAGATCCTACCTCTCAACTAGTAACTACAAACTACTACTGCAACTTCATTACCTCCCAACAAATCATATCTCGTATGTGCATTTGCGCAGATGGGTTAGTCTCGTGCTTTTGTTCGACAGGGGGGTGGGGTGTGGAATTCATCTTCcttgccttccttccttccttctgaCTACTCCGTTGGTCCGTCGGTGGTGTGTGTGCCTTTTGGTCGGAGGTCGGAAGTTATCTAGGGCGACaattaactactagtaactgtatctatctagtatctaccctagtgtttggtttggtttactTCtggtgggatgggatggatggatggatggatggatagatgagCCCGGTTAGATCCGAAATGAACTTACAAGTGCTGTGCTTATTACTAAGTTATCTAATATACTATCCTGGTTATTAGTAGTGCttgtatttttattattattattatgataaTTTGGAGGGTTATTGTAAGGTGTGATTTGGTCGGTATTGACTATCtaatagtagtggtggtagtagtattgtCTTAATACCATTACTTAGGCATTATTCCATTAGTGAAGGACATAAGATAGGTACGTAGTACTAATAAttatgaatataaatatgtATGAACATATCATCATGACGGGGTCTAGATATCTGTCCATATCCACACCCCTCGGTCGGTACATACTACTTAGGTACGTACTACGGTAGAAAAATGATACCTGAAACTGCAGATCGAACTGACACgcaatattttaataaggaaatgaaaaatataaaaaaataatataatataataggaaCACAGAGAAGAGCCACATTTATGACTCTATGACATAGTTCAATACATACTAGGCTACGGATGAAGAACCAAAAACCGATAAGGATCATCAaacacaaaacaaaacaaagaagaagaagaaaaaaaaagactcaTCGGCATTTGACCTGATACCGGCAAatagagggaaaaaaaaaagttcagtcaactttcttttcctcgggGCCCGCGGTgaccctccctctctctctccactttccACTTTTCACTACGtatatagtaagtattaggtagtatttatctatctatctacttatgGTGTGAGTTGCGAGGTAAATATGAGTaagcaagtaagtaagtgTCAAGTCAGTCACACGTAAAGGGTAcgggtatgtatgtgtgtgtgtgtttcacaagcttgcttgcttgcttgtttgatTTGAATCCCGCTCGGCTTTTCCGCGATTTTCACCAAACTCATTTTTTTGACCGGGGGGGAGGTGCGTGCCAAGCCCCTCTGTTACGTATGTTAGTGGTTCGGCTCGGTCCACACTTTTGTTTCTCttactctttcttcttcctattcttctttttcgttcTCGTAGAAGGGGGGGAGCTCAGGGGATACGAGGGGgttattatatcttagttatttttttcatGTTTATATTAGCTTGAAGGATGGAATTGACTTTCACATGCTAATTGGGGGTTGTTTGTATATAGTTGGTATAAATGTATTGCGGGACTTCCGGATAATTAGTGTAGGCTTAGGTTTCTTATTATGgctcttattatattattttatattataacgTAGTATCGGGgcaatattattattcctgTGGTGCGCTTATATTGCCTTTCTAAGTTCTTGTAGGTAGATACACACCTGAGGGAAAGATCGCTTCAATATACTCGGTTGAGTGTAGTTCAGGGACGACCTTCCGAACTTTTCCCTTCATTTATCATTCGATTGAGTAGTATCCCCGGAAGAGAACCTAACTTTAGCACTTCCGGCCGAGCACAGTACACCTTGTACTTCGTACTTTGTGTCATGATCTCtcagggatgatggatggcgtGGATAGTATCTTAGCTTCTCCCGGTCCATGCTTCCTCTGATAGCCGAGGTGGTcgaccctttttttttttcccttcttctttttatttctcaAATTTTACCTTTGGCCAACTTTCAAGGGCCCGTAGTTCGTGGGATTCCCAGTCAGCATAACTTGAAACTCACACCTTGTCGACCGATTCGGTTTAACTTCCGGAGTGATTGAGCAAGCGAGCCTTCATGATTCAGGACGACCGACACGCTACCATGGACTATTGATCCTCAACGACCCCCACCTCATCCCACTTTGGCGCCGCGGCTACAACAAGCTTTTGGGCTAAAACCGTCGCCTGCAGCCCGTGATGTGATGGTCGGGGTGGCAATATCAATAGCATATATCGGGTATACGTACCTGTGATGCAGCTCGCACTGCTTGCCTACTATTAGCGTAGCGGTTGCGTCGCTGCCGGGGTGTTTTGCATACTGGGTGGTAATGATGATAGAtgaatggggaggggagtgggatCGACGGACGGGTTTTGTCGGGTGGAGTGGATATGTCTTCGGCCGGAGATGGCGCCTGCGAAGTtggagtaagtagtatctaAATTCTTAAGTAGTTAGACTAGTATCTGTCTGGTTCGGTGTTATTATTAGTTGATAATGAATCGAATAATGCAACCTCACATTGC harbors:
- a CDS encoding 60S ribosomal protein uL4 (BUSCO:EOG0926354S;~COG:J;~EggNog:ENOG410PGJW;~InterPro:IPR002136,IPR013000,IPR025755,IPR023574;~PFAM:PF14374,PF00573;~antiSMASH:Cluster_4.7;~go_component: GO:0005840 - ribosome [Evidence IEA];~go_function: GO:0003735 - structural constituent of ribosome [Evidence IEA];~go_process: GO:0006412 - translation [Evidence IEA]), which encodes MLDLQPRTTTTTTLPSTKMASRPTVTIAGADGKPTGATYPLPAVFASPIRLDVVQQVHTGMAKNKRQPYAVSEKAGEQTSAESWGTGRAVARIPRVSGGGTHRAGQAAFGNQCRSGRMFAPTKVWRKWHQKVNVGQRRFATASALAASSVPSLLFARGHRVANVPEVPLVVDSKTFENSAVTKTKAAVALLQAVGAGADLVKVQKSRKMRAGKGKLRNRRFRQRRGPLVVYNPEVDGKDLVRAFRNIPGVETSSVFSLNLLQLAPGGHLGRFIVWSSAAFEALDKVYGTTTTASALKKDYLLPQNVVANADLARLINSSEIQSVLRAPKGEARTKRTNIQKKNPLRNKQVMLRLNPYAAAFSKEKLGQQAVESAKPERASKDFLNTLYEA
- a CDS encoding lytic polysaccharide monooxygenase AA11 family protein (CAZy:AA11;~COG:S;~EggNog:ENOG410PMB9;~SECRETED:SignalP(1-20);~antiSMASH:Cluster_4.7), translated to MFSKSILTAAALLGISAVEAHMIMTEPIPYGKDTLNNSPLAADGSDFPCKLRSNTYEVSEWNTAQIGESMPLTFEGSATHGGGSCQVSLTTDLQPTKDSEWMVIKSIEGGCPANVDGNLSGGASMADPTKFNYTIPDGISPGKYTLAWTWFNRIGNREMYMNCAPLEVKSASSKRSDVEEKRDVEKRSSTFPPMFVANVNGCTTSEGVDIRFPQPGDDIQYNGEPSNLASAGAAACTGTPTFAAAGDSSTGSNSGSGSSSGSGSGSASSSAAAVVTSAPAATYTAPAVANTPAPSSGSSGSSSGSGSGSGSGSNSVSSPQPSSSSSASSSSSSGALSGSCSVEGQWNCINGSSFQRCANGQWTPAQNVAAGTQCTAGKSSNLAISAIKLKPRTVREGRARRHAHGGHVHA